In a genomic window of Nodosilinea sp. E11:
- a CDS encoding RNA methyltransferase: protein MTLWQLDQVRIVLVEPAGPLNVGAAARVMKNMGLAQLVLVNPHCDPTSEEARRMAVHGGDVLAAATIVSTLPDALAGCERTVATTGRLHPQAQPLDSPETALPWLLPTEPGDRVNAALVFGPEDRGLSNEELVFAQRWVRIPATDAYPSLNLAQAVAVCSYLLHRAALSAALIEPFAPRAVAAPAGPLAPFDQMEGFYRDLESLLLKIGYLYPHTAPSRMAKLRRLLHRAGPDSQELAMLRGVLRQVNWATDRCSQQD, encoded by the coding sequence CTTAGTCGAGCCAGCGGGGCCGCTCAACGTCGGCGCGGCGGCGCGGGTGATGAAGAATATGGGGCTGGCTCAGCTGGTGTTGGTCAACCCCCACTGTGACCCCACCTCAGAGGAGGCGCGGCGGATGGCGGTACATGGCGGGGACGTGCTGGCGGCAGCCACCATTGTGTCAACGCTACCTGACGCCTTAGCGGGGTGTGAGCGGACGGTGGCAACGACGGGTCGCCTGCACCCCCAGGCCCAACCGCTCGATTCGCCAGAGACTGCTTTGCCCTGGCTACTGCCCACCGAGCCTGGCGATCGCGTCAATGCTGCCCTGGTGTTTGGCCCTGAAGATCGGGGGCTGAGCAATGAGGAACTGGTCTTTGCCCAGCGCTGGGTGCGCATTCCCGCCACCGATGCCTACCCCTCTTTAAACCTGGCCCAGGCTGTTGCCGTGTGTAGCTATTTGCTTCACCGGGCGGCCCTGAGTGCGGCTCTGATAGAACCGTTTGCCCCAAGGGCGGTGGCCGCCCCGGCGGGGCCTTTGGCCCCCTTTGACCAAATGGAGGGGTTTTATCGAGATTTAGAATCCCTTTTGCTAAAAATCGGTTATCTTTACCCCCATACCGCTCCGAGTCGGATGGCAAAACTGCGGCGATTGCTGCATCGAGCTGGGCCAGATAGTCAGGAGTTGGCTATGCTTAGGGGCGTTCTTCGCCAGGTGAACTGGGCGACAGATAGGTGTTCTCAGCAAGACTGA